A single region of the Mesotoga infera genome encodes:
- a CDS encoding ABC transporter ATP-binding protein has product MTEMLKIENLSKFFPAARKGVFGDRRFVKAVDRVSFSIENSETLGLVGESGCGKSTLGRAILKLLEPTGGRIIFNEDDITKFSRKEMKPYRRNMQMIFQDPYASLNPRMTVDSIVGEPLKVHRLCKSKNEISERIRELLQVVGLPTSAAKRYPGEFSGGQRQRIMIARILSTNPALVICDEAVSALDVSIQSQILNLLADLREEFSMTYIFISHDLGVVKFISDRIAVMYLGRIVEMDETNDLYSNPLHPYTKSLLSSIPSIKSSSELKVLKGETPSPIETPTGCYFHPRCNFVMDVCRRDTPELRDVGDGHLVACHLMEV; this is encoded by the coding sequence ATGACTGAAATGTTGAAAATTGAGAATCTTAGCAAGTTCTTTCCTGCTGCAAGAAAAGGGGTTTTCGGAGATCGTCGCTTCGTGAAAGCGGTGGATAGAGTGAGCTTCTCAATAGAAAACTCCGAAACGCTTGGTCTGGTTGGGGAGTCAGGGTGTGGAAAATCGACCCTGGGAAGGGCTATTCTGAAGCTTTTGGAACCTACCGGGGGAAGGATAATCTTCAACGAAGATGATATTACGAAGTTTTCGAGAAAAGAGATGAAGCCTTATCGAAGAAACATGCAGATGATCTTTCAGGATCCTTACGCTTCGCTTAATCCAAGAATGACAGTAGATAGTATTGTTGGAGAACCGCTGAAAGTCCACAGACTTTGCAAAAGTAAGAATGAAATCAGTGAAAGGATCAGAGAGCTATTGCAGGTTGTCGGTCTCCCTACGTCTGCTGCAAAGAGATACCCGGGCGAGTTTTCCGGTGGTCAAAGGCAGAGGATAATGATTGCCAGAATACTGTCTACAAATCCAGCTCTGGTGATATGCGATGAAGCCGTGTCTGCTTTAGATGTCTCGATACAATCACAGATATTGAACCTTCTCGCAGATCTTAGAGAAGAGTTCAGCATGACATACATCTTTATTTCTCACGATCTCGGAGTGGTAAAGTTTATAAGCGATCGGATCGCCGTTATGTACTTGGGAAGGATCGTCGAAATGGATGAGACAAACGATCTCTATTCGAATCCGTTACACCCTTACACGAAGAGTCTGCTGAGCTCAATACCGAGCATCAAATCCAGTTCCGAATTGAAGGTTTTGAAGGGGGAAACTCCCTCTCCAATAGAAACACCGACTGGCTGTTACTTTCATCCCAGATGCAATTTCGTAATGGATGTCTGTCGTAGAGACACGCCAGAGTTAAGAGATGTCGGAGATGGTCATCTTGTTGCCTGCCATCTGATGGAGGTTTGA
- a CDS encoding MurR/RpiR family transcriptional regulator, whose product MVLTKISEMLNQFSPANLKIANYILGNYSEIGFISVEDLSNHSGVSKASVVRFARIVGYSGFDELKKAIQSELRKKLSPYEKIAITDLDRRSLQKQLEELSRNEINNLRKTLDSLTPEEAIKWVEAIIEAQHIYLAGFGATRFVISLLSYALATFQSKPLWMLTGSVSDFSPRVKHMESKDLLIIMTFPPYSKEFEYVVSVARKKGTKILLACDSPQCPVFPYAYSAVICESNSLLLNNSFVGPIALIQIISNFLLLREKKTGMKEMKEIWNVELEGYKYIAKEGGEEE is encoded by the coding sequence ATGGTCCTTACGAAGATTTCCGAAATGCTCAACCAGTTTTCCCCTGCGAATCTAAAGATCGCCAACTATATTCTCGGAAACTATTCGGAAATAGGGTTCATTTCGGTAGAAGATCTCAGCAATCATTCAGGTGTCAGCAAAGCTTCGGTAGTGCGTTTCGCAAGAATTGTCGGCTATTCGGGCTTCGATGAACTGAAGAAAGCTATACAGAGCGAATTGCGCAAAAAGCTTTCACCATACGAGAAGATAGCTATTACGGATCTGGACAGACGCTCTTTGCAAAAGCAGCTCGAAGAACTCTCCCGGAACGAGATTAATAATCTGCGTAAGACACTGGATTCACTCACACCCGAAGAGGCCATCAAGTGGGTTGAAGCTATAATAGAGGCACAGCACATCTATCTGGCGGGCTTCGGTGCAACTAGATTCGTAATCTCTCTGTTGAGTTATGCCCTCGCGACATTCCAGAGCAAACCATTATGGATGTTGACCGGTTCCGTGTCAGACTTTTCGCCAAGAGTGAAACACATGGAGTCAAAGGACCTGCTCATAATAATGACATTCCCCCCTTATTCAAAAGAATTTGAATACGTCGTAAGCGTTGCCAGAAAGAAAGGTACGAAGATCCTTCTTGCCTGTGATTCACCTCAGTGTCCGGTCTTTCCTTACGCTTACTCCGCGGTAATTTGTGAGAGCAATTCTCTTCTTCTAAACAATTCCTTCGTTGGTCCTATCGCTCTGATACAGATTATAAGCAACTTTTTACTGTTGCGGGAGAAAAAGACCGGGATGAAAGAGATGAAAGAGATCTGGAACGTTGAATTAGAGGGATATAAATATATCGCAAAGGAAGGAGGCGAGGAAGAGTGA